A portion of the Clostridium gelidum genome contains these proteins:
- a CDS encoding gluconate 5-dehydrogenase — translation MNINKNFSLEGKIALVTGAAYGIGFALAKSYAQAGATIVFNDINQELVDKGLKSYEELGIKAFGYVCDVTNEPKVMELVETIEKEVGVIDILVNNAGIIKRIPMLEMKAEEFRQVIDVDLTAPFIVAKAVIPGMIKKGHGKIINICSMMSELGRETVSAYAAAKGGLKMLTKNIASEYGEYNIQCNGLGPGYIETPQTAPIRTPGHPFNEFIIAKTPAARWGKPEDLAGPAVFLASDASDFVNGHILYVDGGILAYIGKQPQ, via the coding sequence ATGAATATAAATAAGAATTTTTCATTAGAAGGTAAGATAGCATTAGTAACAGGGGCAGCATATGGTATTGGATTTGCACTTGCAAAATCTTATGCACAAGCAGGAGCAACAATAGTATTTAATGATATTAATCAAGAATTGGTTGATAAGGGATTAAAATCATACGAAGAATTAGGAATAAAAGCTTTTGGATATGTATGTGATGTTACAAATGAACCAAAGGTAATGGAATTAGTTGAAACAATAGAAAAAGAAGTTGGAGTAATTGATATTCTAGTAAATAATGCAGGAATAATTAAGCGTATTCCAATGCTTGAAATGAAAGCAGAAGAATTCAGACAAGTTATAGATGTAGATTTAACTGCACCATTTATAGTAGCTAAAGCTGTAATACCTGGAATGATTAAAAAAGGACATGGAAAAATAATAAATATATGTTCTATGATGAGTGAACTTGGAAGAGAAACTGTTTCAGCTTATGCAGCTGCTAAAGGTGGACTTAAGATGCTAACAAAAAATATTGCATCTGAATATGGTGAATATAATATCCAATGTAACGGACTTGGACCTGGATATATAGAAACACCTCAAACTGCACCAATTAGAACACCAGGACATCCATTTAACGAATTTATAATAGCAAAGACTCCAGCTGCACGTTGGGGAAAACCAGAAGATTTAGCAGGACCAGCTGTATTCTTAGCATCGGATGCATCAGATTTTGTTAATGGACATATTTTATATGTAGATGGTGGAATTTTAGCTTACATTGGAAAACAACCACAATAA
- a CDS encoding RpiB/LacA/LacB family sugar-phosphate isomerase translates to MKIALINENSQAAKNEMIYASLKKIVEPKGHEVFNYGMYSAEDPAVLTYVQNGILAAILLNSGAADYVITGCGTGEGAMLAANSFPGVLCGHIVDPSDAYMFAQINDGNAIALPFAKGFGWGAELNLEYIFEKLFQGESGQGYPKDRVIPEQRNKKILDEVKKVTHKDMVTILKEIDQDLLKGAVSGEKFKEYFFNNCKCKEIESYIRSIVE, encoded by the coding sequence ATGAAAATTGCTTTAATAAATGAAAATAGCCAAGCGGCAAAAAATGAAATGATATACGCATCATTAAAAAAGATAGTAGAACCAAAGGGACATGAAGTATTCAATTATGGAATGTATAGTGCAGAAGACCCAGCAGTATTAACATATGTTCAAAATGGTATTTTAGCAGCTATTCTTTTAAATTCAGGAGCAGCTGATTATGTGATAACTGGATGTGGAACAGGAGAAGGTGCAATGCTTGCAGCTAATTCATTCCCAGGAGTATTATGTGGTCATATAGTAGATCCTTCAGATGCTTATATGTTTGCACAAATTAATGATGGAAATGCAATTGCATTGCCTTTTGCAAAAGGATTTGGATGGGGAGCTGAATTAAACTTAGAATACATTTTTGAAAAGTTATTCCAAGGTGAAAGTGGACAAGGGTATCCAAAAGACAGAGTTATACCAGAACAAAGAAATAAAAAGATATTAGATGAAGTTAAAAAAGTAACTCATAAAGATATGGTAACAATTTTAAAAGAAATAGATCAAGATTTATTAAAGGGTGCTGTAAGTGGAGAAAAATTCAAAGAGTATTTCTTTAATAATTGCAAATGTAAAGAAATAGAATCTTATATTAGAAGTATAGTAGAATAA
- a CDS encoding IclR family transcriptional regulator codes for MSEDSNNINLVQSVERALDILDCLAEYPKGCGIGELSKTLGLSKSTIHRIITTLKYKKYVTQNKDNDKYQLDIKVLNLSTSMINSMDLISISRPYIHDFANKVDEVIHLCIPDESYSNIIYVDKVSAENPSRNITMSSSIGKKAPIYCTASGKLLLSQYPDDKIRELLKDTEFVKYAENTITDINVLIDEIHDIRKNLYSLDNIECDTGVICIAVPIFDRTNKIIAATSLSSVTLFNTMDDLLKYKTEFMNIAKNISKLMGYLPS; via the coding sequence ATGTCTGAGGATTCAAATAATATTAATTTAGTTCAGTCTGTAGAACGTGCACTAGACATACTTGATTGTTTAGCAGAATATCCAAAAGGTTGTGGAATTGGAGAATTATCAAAAACTTTAGGATTAAGTAAAAGCACTATACATAGAATTATCACAACTTTAAAATATAAAAAATATGTTACCCAAAACAAAGACAATGATAAATATCAACTTGATATAAAAGTACTTAATCTATCCACGTCTATGATAAACAGTATGGATTTAATAAGTATTTCTAGACCTTACATACATGACTTTGCAAATAAAGTTGATGAAGTCATACATCTTTGTATTCCTGATGAATCATATTCTAATATAATATATGTAGATAAAGTATCAGCTGAAAATCCTAGTAGAAACATAACAATGTCTTCAAGCATAGGTAAAAAAGCACCAATTTACTGTACTGCTTCTGGTAAGTTATTATTATCTCAATATCCTGATGATAAAATAAGAGAATTGTTAAAAGATACTGAATTTGTTAAATACGCCGAAAACACTATAACTGATATTAATGTACTTATAGATGAAATTCATGATATAAGAAAGAATTTATATTCACTCGATAATATTGAATGTGATACTGGCGTTATATGCATAGCTGTTCCTATTTTTGATAGAACTAATAAAATTATTGCAGCTACTAGTCTTTCATCTGTAACTCTTTTTAATACTATGGATGATTTATTAAAATATAAAACTGAATTCATGAATATTGCTAAAAATATTAGTAAGTTAATGGGGTATTTACCTTCTTAA
- a CDS encoding sugar kinase — protein sequence MDVITIGDAMIAMCPKQKGPIIFCNTFERKTGGAELNVAIGCARLGLKSGWISRLGNDDFGKYILKTVRGEGIDISEVKLVDGYPTSVYFREVLSDGSSRSFYYREKSPTSTMNAKELNEEYFKNAKILHITGVFPSINMNNREVILEAVKLAKKNNLIISFDPNIRLKMWSKEEAKTYIDKLLPYVDILLIGDEEIEILLEETNIEKAIKTFHGYGIGKVIVKKGAKGAIGSDGENVYDVEGIKPKALVDTVGAGDGFAAGFLTALLKGETLENTIRFANAVGSLVVGVEGDNEGLPYYDEVLVHLGQSKKIER from the coding sequence ATGGATGTAATTACTATAGGAGATGCAATGATTGCAATGTGTCCAAAGCAAAAAGGGCCAATAATATTTTGTAATACTTTTGAAAGAAAAACAGGTGGAGCAGAATTAAATGTTGCAATAGGTTGTGCAAGATTAGGATTGAAATCAGGTTGGATAAGCAGACTTGGTAATGACGACTTTGGAAAATATATATTAAAAACTGTACGCGGAGAGGGTATTGATATTTCAGAAGTTAAACTTGTAGATGGATATCCAACTTCAGTATATTTTAGAGAAGTTTTATCTGATGGATCTAGTAGATCATTTTATTATAGAGAAAAGTCTCCAACTAGCACAATGAATGCTAAAGAGTTAAATGAAGAATATTTTAAAAATGCAAAAATACTTCATATTACAGGAGTTTTTCCTTCAATTAATATGAATAATAGAGAAGTAATATTAGAAGCAGTAAAACTCGCAAAGAAAAATAATTTAATAATATCATTTGACCCAAATATTAGATTAAAAATGTGGAGTAAGGAAGAAGCAAAAACTTACATAGACAAACTTTTACCTTATGTGGATATTCTTTTAATAGGTGATGAAGAAATAGAAATATTATTAGAAGAAACTAATATAGAAAAAGCAATAAAAACTTTCCACGGTTATGGAATAGGAAAGGTTATTGTTAAAAAAGGAGCAAAAGGGGCAATAGGTTCAGATGGAGAAAATGTTTATGATGTAGAAGGTATTAAACCGAAAGCTTTAGTTGATACAGTAGGTGCAGGAGATGGATTCGCAGCAGGATTTTTAACAGCATTACTTAAAGGTGAAACATTAGAAAATACTATAAGATTTGCAAATGCGGTTGGATCTTTAGTAGTAGGTGTCGAAGGTGATAACGAAGGACTTCCTTATTATGATGAGGTTTTAGTTCACTTAGGACAATCAAAAAAAATAGAGCGTTAA
- a CDS encoding bifunctional 4-hydroxy-2-oxoglutarate aldolase/2-dehydro-3-deoxy-phosphogluconate aldolase, with protein sequence MFEEIYNTLKEEKAVAVIRTKTYEEAKEISIAAIEGGMKIIEVTMSVPNAPKLIKELKGEYKGACVGAGTVLTKDAVDECIKNNADFIVSPCLDEDVLAYAIQRKALMIPGLMTMSEINKVYKMGLRFIKIFPGNVVGKGLIGAAKSIFPDISIMPTGGVNKDNINEWIQAGADCSGIGSDLNKVYKSNGAEGVKEYCAEVIKNVKKL encoded by the coding sequence ATGTTTGAAGAAATTTATAATACTTTAAAAGAAGAAAAAGCAGTAGCTGTTATTAGAACTAAGACATATGAAGAAGCAAAAGAAATTAGTATAGCAGCTATTGAAGGTGGAATGAAGATTATAGAAGTAACTATGAGTGTGCCAAATGCACCAAAACTTATAAAAGAATTAAAGGGCGAATATAAAGGTGCATGTGTTGGAGCAGGAACAGTTTTAACTAAAGACGCTGTAGACGAATGTATTAAGAATAATGCTGATTTTATTGTATCTCCTTGTCTTGATGAAGATGTGCTAGCATATGCAATTCAAAGAAAAGCATTAATGATTCCAGGACTTATGACAATGTCAGAAATAAACAAAGTTTATAAAATGGGATTAAGATTTATAAAGATATTCCCAGGAAATGTTGTTGGAAAAGGATTAATAGGAGCAGCAAAATCAATCTTCCCAGATATTAGTATAATGCCTACAGGTGGAGTAAACAAAGATAATATAAATGAATGGATACAAGCTGGAGCAGACTGTAGTGGTATTGGCAGTGATTTAAATAAAGTATATAAAAGTAATGGGGCTGAAGGCGTAAAAGAATATTGTGCTGAAGTTATCAAGAACGTAAAAAAATTATAA
- a CDS encoding SoxR reducing system RseC family protein, with translation MKTEQGLVIEVIDNITKIKVGRHSDCSNCGGCPGSDSVIISANNKIGAKVGDRVTFEMKEVDVLKGAFIVFVLPLIIAFMGAILGGFIGTYIGSNINSSRIIGGITAFLLSMIFVKLFDRAATASEKSKPEIISILS, from the coding sequence ATGAAAACAGAACAAGGTCTTGTAATTGAGGTAATTGATAATATTACCAAAATTAAAGTTGGAAGACATAGTGACTGTAGTAATTGTGGAGGTTGTCCAGGCAGCGATAGTGTAATTATAAGTGCAAATAATAAAATAGGGGCCAAAGTTGGAGATAGGGTGACATTTGAAATGAAAGAAGTTGACGTTTTAAAAGGGGCCTTTATTGTTTTTGTTTTGCCACTAATTATTGCATTTATGGGTGCAATATTGGGAGGGTTTATAGGAACATACATTGGATCTAATATAAACAGTTCTCGAATTATAGGTGGAATAACTGCTTTTTTATTATCAATGATATTTGTAAAGTTATTTGATAGAGCTGCAACTGCAAGTGAAAAGTCAAAACCAGAAATTATTAGTATTTTATCGTAA
- the rsxC gene encoding electron transport complex subunit RsxC, whose product MLKRFLGGIHPKDSKVYTMDKVIEMPPLPSEVVIPMSQHIGAPCTPLVKVGDIVKKGQVIAESDAFMHSPVHASISGEVIKIAEMPHASRVSCLSIVIKNDGLDEWAPGIPLHREWDKLETKEILDIIKGAGAVGMGGATFPTHIKLSPNKEVDVLIINAAECEPYLTADYRMMLEYANRIVTGVKIAMKVLGVSKCFIGIEDNKPEAVKVMKDAFKGTNIEVVALPTKYPQGAEKMLIKVLTDREVPAGGLPMDVGVVVQNVGTAVAICDAVVSGIPLIERVTTVSGDSIKEPKNLLLRIGTSYDYVMDYCGGFSKTPEKIISGGPMMGMAQFTLDVPVIKGTSGILALSSDVVNSGEESPCIRCGRCVKACPMGLVPSMLSILGERNKFKEAKEEYGLFNCIECGSCVYTCPAKRNIVQYIKYSKAQNLAQSAKK is encoded by the coding sequence ATGTTAAAGCGTTTTCTAGGAGGAATTCATCCTAAAGATAGTAAAGTATACACTATGGACAAAGTTATTGAAATGCCACCTTTACCTTCGGAGGTAGTTATTCCTATGAGTCAGCATATAGGAGCTCCTTGTACACCATTAGTTAAGGTTGGCGACATAGTTAAGAAGGGACAAGTTATAGCTGAAAGTGATGCTTTTATGCATAGTCCAGTGCATGCATCAATTTCTGGAGAAGTTATTAAGATTGCAGAAATGCCACATGCGTCTAGAGTTAGTTGTTTATCAATTGTTATTAAAAATGATGGTTTAGATGAATGGGCTCCAGGCATTCCGTTACATCGTGAATGGGATAAACTAGAGACAAAAGAAATTCTTGATATTATCAAAGGAGCAGGAGCAGTTGGAATGGGAGGAGCTACGTTCCCAACACATATCAAACTTTCTCCAAACAAGGAAGTAGATGTTTTAATTATTAATGCAGCTGAATGTGAACCTTATCTAACAGCAGATTATAGGATGATGCTTGAATATGCTAATCGTATAGTTACAGGTGTTAAAATTGCTATGAAAGTTCTTGGAGTTAGTAAATGTTTTATAGGAATAGAGGATAATAAGCCAGAGGCTGTAAAGGTTATGAAAGATGCCTTTAAAGGAACCAATATTGAAGTTGTAGCACTACCTACAAAGTATCCTCAAGGTGCAGAAAAAATGTTAATAAAAGTACTGACAGATCGTGAAGTTCCAGCTGGTGGATTACCTATGGATGTTGGTGTTGTAGTACAAAATGTTGGTACTGCAGTTGCAATTTGTGATGCTGTAGTTAGTGGGATTCCGTTAATAGAAAGGGTTACCACTGTTTCTGGAGATTCAATTAAGGAACCTAAAAATTTATTATTGAGAATAGGGACTAGCTATGACTATGTAATGGATTATTGCGGAGGATTTAGTAAAACTCCTGAAAAAATAATTTCTGGAGGACCTATGATGGGCATGGCTCAATTTACATTAGATGTACCTGTAATTAAAGGAACATCTGGTATATTGGCTTTAAGCTCAGATGTGGTAAATTCCGGAGAAGAGTCTCCTTGTATTAGATGCGGTAGATGTGTCAAAGCATGTCCTATGGGATTAGTACCAAGTATGTTAAGTATATTAGGTGAACGTAATAAATTTAAAGAAGCTAAAGAAGAATATGGTTTATTTAATTGTATAGAATGTGGAAGTTGTGTGTATACATGTCCTGCAAAACGTAATATTGTACAATATATAAAATATTCGAAAGCACAAAATCTTGCACAATCGGCAAAGAAATAG
- a CDS encoding RnfABCDGE type electron transport complex subunit D yields the protein MSSETNVIQESKLQNIKPKEIQVQDKKFTVSASPHIRCNESISKIMWNVNIALAPAAVFSAFYFGFPALINMLVGIISAVVCEYLLQKFSEKKITAFDGSAFITGLLLSMSLPPTLPPYMVAIGSVIAIVIAKHSMGGLGFNIFNPAHIGRAALMVSWPVAMTTWTKMTTSVDVVTSATPLNILKQQGYEALINTFGSNAEMYKNMFLGTRNGSLGETSTVLLLIGGIYLIYKGYINWQVPVCMIGTVGILTWIFGPAGLFTGDPFFHMMAGGLILGAFFMATDMVTIPITTKGQIIFAVGAGAITVLIRLKGGYPEGVCYSLLLMNAVTPLIDRFVKPKSFGSRG from the coding sequence ATGAGTTCAGAAACTAATGTAATTCAAGAAAGTAAATTACAAAACATTAAGCCAAAGGAAATTCAAGTACAGGATAAAAAATTTACTGTTTCAGCATCGCCACATATTAGATGTAATGAATCAATTTCAAAGATAATGTGGAATGTAAATATAGCTTTGGCACCCGCAGCTGTCTTTTCAGCATTTTATTTTGGTTTTCCTGCATTAATAAATATGTTAGTAGGAATAATTTCAGCAGTTGTATGTGAGTATTTACTACAAAAGTTTAGTGAAAAAAAGATTACAGCATTTGATGGAAGTGCATTTATAACGGGTCTTTTGTTATCAATGTCTCTTCCACCAACGTTACCACCTTATATGGTAGCAATTGGTTCAGTTATAGCTATAGTTATAGCTAAACACTCAATGGGTGGACTTGGTTTTAATATTTTTAATCCTGCTCATATTGGAAGAGCAGCGTTAATGGTATCTTGGCCAGTTGCGATGACTACTTGGACAAAAATGACAACTTCAGTAGATGTAGTTACTAGTGCAACACCATTAAATATATTAAAACAACAAGGTTATGAAGCTTTAATTAATACCTTTGGAAGCAATGCAGAAATGTATAAGAATATGTTCCTTGGTACAAGAAACGGAAGTTTAGGTGAAACTTCTACAGTATTACTTCTTATTGGAGGAATATATCTTATATATAAAGGCTATATTAATTGGCAAGTTCCTGTTTGTATGATTGGAACAGTAGGAATACTTACTTGGATTTTTGGACCTGCAGGTTTATTTACTGGTGATCCATTCTTTCACATGATGGCTGGAGGTTTAATACTCGGAGCATTCTTCATGGCAACAGATATGGTAACTATTCCAATTACTACAAAAGGTCAAATAATTTTTGCAGTTGGAGCTGGTGCAATAACTGTATTAATTAGATTAAAAGGTGGTTATCCAGAAGGCGTTTGTTATTCACTTTTGTTAATGAATGCTGTGACACCATTAATTGATCGTTTCGTAAAACCAAAGAGTTTTGGATCAAGGGGGTAG
- a CDS encoding RnfABCDGE type electron transport complex subunit G, whose translation MSEVVVKKEESIYKVAINLIGACLISGVIIAIVYFITAPIAVEKNEMMKQQSMKSLVKDADTFKEVSGKEEWFTAEKDGKVIAYVIPGESKGYGGAIKMLVAVDKDGKVLDYSILTSNETPGLGSKAAEEPFKGQFKGKQAEALTVTKDASNKENIQAMTGATISSKAVTLAVKNAVEEVVQFTGGK comes from the coding sequence ATGTCAGAAGTAGTTGTTAAGAAAGAAGAGTCTATTTATAAGGTAGCAATAAACTTAATAGGAGCTTGCTTAATTTCAGGAGTAATAATAGCAATAGTATATTTTATTACAGCACCTATTGCAGTAGAAAAAAATGAAATGATGAAACAACAATCGATGAAATCATTAGTCAAAGATGCAGATACTTTTAAAGAAGTATCAGGTAAAGAAGAATGGTTTACTGCTGAAAAAGATGGAAAAGTAATTGCTTATGTAATACCTGGCGAAAGTAAGGGATACGGTGGAGCAATTAAAATGCTTGTAGCTGTTGATAAAGATGGAAAAGTACTTGATTATAGTATACTTACAAGTAATGAGACACCTGGTCTTGGATCGAAAGCGGCAGAAGAACCTTTTAAAGGTCAATTTAAAGGTAAGCAAGCAGAAGCTTTGACTGTAACAAAGGATGCTTCTAATAAAGAAAATATTCAAGCTATGACAGGAGCAACTATTTCATCTAAAGCTGTAACACTTGCTGTTAAAAATGCAGTAGAAGAAGTAGTACAGTTTACAGGAGGTAAATAA
- the rsxE gene encoding electron transport complex subunit RsxE, giving the protein MKELWKIFSKGLVDENPIFILALSLCPALAVTTSVINGLAMGLTVLFVITANNAVVSITRKWVNQKVRVPVYITSIATIVTVVQLVLQAIAPALYKELGVYLSLVVVFAIILARAEVFASKNKVIPSMLDGLGMGCGFTIAMLAISAIREIIGNGTILGISVFGSGYNPALIMILPPGAFILIGYMMGAIKIYMKRKDDKRLKGSES; this is encoded by the coding sequence ATGAAAGAATTATGGAAAATTTTCTCTAAAGGTTTAGTTGATGAAAATCCAATATTTATATTGGCTTTAAGTCTTTGTCCAGCACTAGCTGTTACAACTTCAGTTATAAATGGACTAGCTATGGGATTAACAGTATTATTTGTTATTACAGCTAATAATGCAGTAGTCTCAATAACACGTAAGTGGGTAAATCAAAAGGTTAGAGTGCCTGTTTATATAACATCAATTGCAACTATAGTAACAGTTGTACAGCTTGTATTGCAAGCTATTGCCCCAGCTTTATATAAAGAACTTGGAGTATATTTATCATTAGTAGTAGTATTTGCAATAATACTAGCAAGAGCTGAAGTATTTGCTTCAAAGAATAAGGTTATTCCATCTATGCTCGATGGGCTTGGCATGGGTTGTGGATTTACAATAGCTATGCTTGCAATATCTGCAATAAGAGAAATTATTGGTAATGGAACAATTTTAGGAATTTCAGTATTTGGATCTGGGTATAATCCAGCTTTAATTATGATTTTGCCACCTGGTGCATTTATATTAATTGGCTATATGATGGGAGCCATTAAAATTTATATGAAGCGTAAAGACGACAAGAGATTAAAAGGGAGTGAATCATAA
- a CDS encoding electron transport complex protein RnfA — MKEYLTLFIGSVVVNNFVLTKFLGLCIFFGVSKSLNASVGMGMAVTSVITLSSMLAWVVYHFVLLPYGLTFLTTIVFVVLIASFVQLLELIIKKQAPALYSMWGIYLVLIATNCIVLSVPLLSVESNYTFGMSVVFAIGSGMGFALALMLMASLREKLVNADVPKALEGTGIAFILAGMLSLAFFGFSGMI; from the coding sequence ATGAAAGAATATTTAACGCTGTTTATAGGTTCAGTAGTTGTAAATAACTTTGTTTTAACAAAATTTTTAGGCTTATGTATATTCTTTGGAGTTTCTAAAAGTCTAAATGCATCTGTAGGAATGGGTATGGCAGTTACCTCTGTTATAACGCTTAGTTCAATGCTAGCATGGGTAGTATATCATTTTGTACTTCTACCATATGGTTTGACATTTTTAACAACAATTGTTTTTGTAGTACTTATAGCAAGTTTTGTACAATTGTTGGAGTTAATAATAAAAAAACAAGCTCCTGCTTTATATAGTATGTGGGGTATTTACCTTGTTTTAATAGCAACAAATTGTATAGTATTATCTGTTCCACTTTTAAGTGTAGAATCTAATTATACATTTGGTATGAGTGTAGTTTTTGCAATTGGATCGGGTATGGGATTTGCACTTGCACTTATGCTTATGGCAAGTCTAAGAGAAAAATTAGTAAATGCAGATGTGCCAAAGGCACTAGAAGGAACAGGAATAGCATTTATTTTAGCTGGTATGTTATCATTAGCATTCTTTGGATTTTCAGGAATGATATGA
- the rnfB gene encoding RnfABCDGE type electron transport complex subunit B → MNTAIMVIVVMGVVGIVFGIILAIANKKFSMEVNPLIHEVDEILPKGQCGACGFAGCANYAESVVLNPDVPPNLCVPGKDAVAKLVAEITGKVAEQVEPRVAHVRCNGSISKATLSYNYEGVHDCAAASLIQGGPKGCKNGCVGFGNCVNVCNFGAMTMGDEGLPIVDMKKCTGCGACETACPKHVIQIIPSNATVKVGCNSKDKGAVARKLCSAACIGCGICAKNCSYGAIDIKDNLAVVNNAICAEKCSEATCVAKCPTKAIKIAIESKEHEKVETLKVTS, encoded by the coding sequence ATGAATACTGCTATAATGGTTATTGTGGTAATGGGGGTAGTTGGGATAGTTTTTGGGATTATTCTTGCTATCGCAAATAAAAAGTTTTCAATGGAAGTAAATCCGCTTATTCATGAGGTTGACGAAATTCTTCCTAAAGGACAGTGCGGTGCCTGTGGTTTTGCAGGTTGTGCTAATTATGCTGAATCTGTAGTTTTAAATCCAGATGTTCCTCCAAATTTATGTGTACCAGGTAAAGATGCTGTTGCAAAATTGGTAGCAGAGATTACAGGAAAAGTTGCAGAGCAGGTAGAACCAAGAGTAGCTCATGTTAGATGCAACGGATCAATTAGTAAAGCAACTTTAAGTTATAACTATGAGGGAGTACATGATTGTGCTGCTGCAAGTTTAATTCAAGGTGGACCTAAAGGATGTAAAAATGGGTGTGTTGGATTTGGAAATTGTGTAAATGTTTGTAATTTTGGTGCTATGACTATGGGCGACGAGGGATTACCAATTGTTGATATGAAAAAATGTACTGGATGCGGAGCATGTGAAACAGCATGTCCTAAACATGTTATACAAATCATACCATCAAATGCAACTGTAAAAGTAGGCTGTAATTCTAAGGATAAAGGAGCTGTTGCAAGAAAGCTTTGCAGTGCTGCTTGTATAGGTTGTGGTATTTGTGCAAAAAATTGTAGTTATGGTGCAATTGATATTAAGGACAATCTTGCAGTAGTAAACAATGCTATATGTGCTGAAAAATGTAGTGAAGCAACATGTGTAGCGAAGTGTCCAACTAAAGCTATAAAAATAGCTATTGAATCAAAAGAACATGAAAAGGTAGAAACTTTAAAGGTAACTAGTTAG